From Drosophila santomea strain STO CAGO 1482 chromosome 2R, Prin_Dsan_1.1, whole genome shotgun sequence:
AATCGCCTCGAGGCGGAAATCTGGACAGGCAacatccgtttccgtttccgtttctgtttccgttccgtttcccttcccgttcccgttccccATCTCGTTCCGCTGCTAAAACATTAACCCACTAATGCCAGTTGGGCCCCAGCTCGACTCCATGATTCATTCGGTGTCACGTTAACCCATTAAGACACAGATACAGTTGTTTGTCGGTCGGTGTCCTTGTTTTGCGGTCTAAATGCACAAAAAGCTTACCATAAATGAGCTCAGCTCTGCTGTGTTTTGCTGTCGGTCCGCGTTTCCGGTAACAAAGCTCATTAGCGAAAGTAGCAAAGGCAGCGACTGTAGCGACTGCAGCGTCATCTAGCGGAAACTCGGGGATACTATTGCCCAAAGGAGTTACCCCGAAATGGGGGAAACAAAAAAGCTAGTAGTTTTGCAAGTATTAAATCAGTACAGAGACTTGTCAGATTTCTACTCAGCTCTAATTAAGTTGGCGTTTTAGGAATGACTGTGCGAGAATTGCTCAGAGTTTAGGTGGTTTTAATGGTTATTTTACTTTATCACTACCCTTTAGACTTGTTGGGCTTCTTGTTTAAgtggctttggcttttcccCATTTAAGTTTCTGTTTTAATCTCAGTTGCCATTAATTTTCATGTGTTGGCTATATTAGAAACCCAAAATCTATTCAAAACACCACAAATTTCGTCTTATCAATACTTTTGGATCTCTTATTGCCGAATTCTCATTGACAAAGTAGTTGACAAATTTTCTTCGCATTCTTCGtgtagtatttattttaaaagttctcCTCCTTTGAAATCTTGTACGCTTCTTCCATCAACATTTGCCttgatttccttttaattCTTTAGgcaaataataacaaaacgAATCCAAAGATAAAGTTCAGAGCCCGCCCCATTGCTAAGTTTTCCAGATTGATGCCGTTTGTCTTTGGGCGTCTTTTCCGACTTTTCCGCCTTCACCGCCTTTTTCCGCCTTTTCCGAATTTTCCGAGCGCCTGTATGGATTTGAGTACCTGCTCGCAGAagtggagcagcaggagcagcaggaaatGGGGAAAGTTGGCAAGTTGGGGGTATGGCTGGTGTGTAGATGTGTCTTAACAATTGCTCGGGCATCTATAAACATAATTAAAGAAACTCTGGCAAATTAATTCGAGTTGAGAATTTAACAATTTGCAAAGCAAAACTTTTCCCCACCGAACAATAAACAATCAAGTTGGCTTCAATGGCGACTGCCAACTGGAACTGGCAACTTTTTAATCAAGTTGAGGATGCAAATGCCGGCTAGTTGGTTTATATGGCCACCTAATTGGCCGGCGTTAATAATATGTGCTTGTTACCGACTGTTAAATTGCAGAGCAACTGACGCAAGTGATTCAATTTGTCAGCTGCTTGTTGGACGtcctccttcgtccttcgtcctttgtCCCCTCATCCTTCGTCCTGGCTGCTTGGTCCTTCGCCCGGCGAGAGATGGGTTTCTTGTCCTCGACTGATGTGACTTTTAGTGCCgggcttaattaaaaacccTGTTGGAGTAATCGACGGCGTCTTGTCATTTCGCTCCTCGCTCCTTGCAAGTAGTTGCAAAGTTCGATTTTTGTCGTCTGCGTCTGCGGTCGTTTGCCCCAAAGTGCAAAGCGTTGTCCTCCGGAAAAATCAGCCAAAAGGATGAGCCGAGCCACGCGACACATGGCTTCCACTTCAGCTCAGTTCCCATACCATCGCATCCCATTCCATCTCATCCCGCCCAGACTCGCTTCTAATTGAGTTGTACAAGTCGACTACTAATTGCATTCGATGCCTGCCGCTCGGCGttgatataattaaattttattggccGGTGAAGAAGCTCAAGGTGTTTTCCGGTCAGATTTATCGTcgttcattttaattaaactttaatCGTGGCGGCGTCCGCTTTTCCCCACCTGTCAATCCCTTTTCCGATAcgggggaggggggtgggggcGTTATCTAAATTTTTAGTTCCACAAAATATCCAGCCAACTGAAGTCACATAGATAAATTGACACGACGACACTATTACACGACCGCAACGTATACATACAAAGACTTCACATACACGGCACTTGACATACAGAATCGAACGGGCATATGGTACAGCAGGGCCTCGATTCGACGAACTGCTGCAGAGCGCAGAGTGAGGGCGGCGATGCTCCACCGTCGTTCAGTGCGGGTCAGGATGGGGAGCCGGATTTGTGTGCCTTTTGCCTGGATCGCATACAGATTCCGGAGAAGCTGCACTGCAACCACGCGTTCTGCAAAAGCTGCTTATCACTGTACAGGGAAGCCCGCAACTGGGTGGCCAAGCGCTGCCCCATCTGCCGGCGCCGCCTGGACATGGACGACCAGGTGCCCAGGCGGTTGCACGACGTAAGTGCTCCAGGAGCAACGTTTAAACACTAGCTAGGAACTAATGGGAAACAttgaaatattattgaaaaatacGTAAAACATATCTGCAGTGGCACTAAGAAGGCT
This genomic window contains:
- the LOC120445495 gene encoding E3 ubiquitin-protein ligase RNF125; this translates as MVQQGLDSTNCCRAQSEGGDAPPSFSAGQDGEPDLCAFCLDRIQIPEKLHCNHAFCKSCLSLYREARNWVAKRCPICRRRLDMDDQVPRRLHDDWRLFGFMMLPLMLLSLGPFYLLLLYW